The Oncorhynchus keta strain PuntledgeMale-10-30-2019 chromosome 17, Oket_V2, whole genome shotgun sequence genome has a window encoding:
- the znf592 gene encoding zinc finger protein 592 isoform X1 has product MGDMKTPDFDDLLAAFDIPDATSLDAKENIQESHDEAEGQLKHTGMCMDDNLSVHQVVGASDVPAVSVIVKNTSRQESSDSGGEREGPHFGHPLQNGFRGSGAAMESHQIDHSGSKSFVSALNGGGSRGLLGKTPVQHKLEGTPSFSQSFSQFSPISSPESEDSRSNGVDIRPKQERPYFPAASIFMSAEPPMSDNQKKQLSYSMFDKCHEVDCDVPENLPRSKGESIKAEDTRTEKPDSNVSDQKVKGDCHSSAMLPTNDHNNFESSSNVNIVAASNMPTSHPCVKTPTSKLSSCLEALVALNARKDPSEQPNYQDLSLAHDDNIKVSSKVPMSPQSPRSPLEAVKRLMKPPDSPVSICSNSSGKGSPALASGSPPAIPRVRIKTIKTTTGQIQRTVTSVVPDSENEDIHSVESSPSQSMIVEDAYPSLSPYPSHNVISDIIVDMPIKSTPVGALPSKVTDTKLEGNSKRPGQMQSATIFHNTSSPVMRSMPVAQHGPSTQKRISSVQTGNSPNTSLLPKAMHLANLNLVPHSVAASVAARSTSHQQSQQHTLSSSMVCSTVPLVHQVKKAAPNPRAAIPSTAAGTLNRLLNNANPVPTYVPNLNPPPESNINLPPRGYCCLECGDSFGVERSLVYHYGRRSVHIEVACTHCAKTMVFFNKCALLAHAREHKNKGVVMQCTQLSMKPIAEGQMFATLITESSVHVGSHVPPLSSPKSQPVMPLYPDKVIRHRLRCLECNKQLLDYKGLAGHYQRLSEEMEGLMCKVCSMLLPNKCSYRAHQRIHAHKSPYCCPECGALSRSVDIQKHVKENCLHYARKAGYKCLHCDMVFMSFNVQKSHIEEKHCEVFYKCTICPVAFKSSGGCQMHLTTKHNASKVSPQLIFKCSCETVFKKKQLLLQHFYQNAKKRATCVFKCPECTSIFTQKLPLMQHFKGVHGGIFKEEVEKSTKPPEMTAQHQDVTSGFHQPKVNTPIKHSDGTRKRANLAARASKPNLKNAGWNCGECRHWLPDREAYVSHMKKSHGRSLKSYPCRQCERSFNSSTSLRRHIRNDHDGKKNTFTCWYCTDERTTFTTNIMLKNHISLMHGIKNPDFSLLKSAPLDSSKALGEGHVSKRPAVESEGEGQEGAALEGSPAKRLKHQFRCSKCGFTTEDGTQFQKHIPQHKTDENTPQCLHCGLCFASQLSLNRHLFIVHKVKEPEEERKERMDMEYECRKKQEEDMGKAVGVNEREDLPPPLVKSDPQRAEDPTRLHCEPAVRLTVNPHTGFT; this is encoded by the exons ATGGGGGACATGAAGACCCCTGATTTTGATGATCTTTTGGCTGCCTTTGACATCCCCGATGCCACCAGTTTGGATGCCAAAGAGAACATCCAGGAGAGTCATGATGAGGCAGAAGGTCAGCTGAAACACACAGGGATGTGTATGGATGACAACTTATCTGTTCACCAAGTTGTGGGTGCATCTGATGTACCTGCTGTCAGTGTTATAGTGAAGAACACAAGTCGCCAGGAGTCGTCTgatagtggtggagagagagagggcccacaCTTTGGACACCCATTGCAAAATGGTTTCAGGGGGTCAGGGGCCGCCATGGAGTCTCATCAGATAGACCACAGTGGTTCTAAGTCTTTTGTGTCTGCTTTGAATGGGGGTGGCTCAAGAGGACTCTTAGGGAAGACCCCCGTCCAGCATAAACTTGAAGGAACGCCATCCTTCTCACAGTCCTTTTCCCAGTTCAGCCCCATCTCTAGTCCAGAATCTGAAGACAGCCGAAGCAATGGAGTTGATATCCGTCCAAAACAAGAGAGACCCTACTTCCCTGCTGCCTCTATATTTATGTCTGCAGAACCCCCAATGTCAGACAATCAGAAAAAACAGCTGTCTTACAGCATGTTTGACAAGTGCCATGAAGTAGACTGTGACGTACCTGAGAACCTTCCAAGGAGCAAAGGAGAATCTATCAAAGCAGAGGATACCAGGACAGAGAAGCCTGACAGTAATGTCAGTGACCAGAAGGTAAAGGGAGATTGTCATAGTAGTGCAATGCTCCCTACAAATGATCATAACAATTTTGAGTCAAGCAGTAACGTTAATATAGTGGCAGCGTCTAATATGCCCACATCTCATCCATGTGTCAAAACTCCAACATCAAAACTATCGTCATGCCTTGAGGCATTAGTGGCTCTAAATGCCAGAAAGGATCCCAGTGAACAACCAAACTATCAAGACTTATCATTGGCTCATGATGACAACATAAAGGTTAGTTCAAAAGTGCCCATGTCACCACAAAGTCCCAGGAGTCCTCTTGAAGCTGTGAAGCGGTTAATGAAACCACCTGACAGTCCTGTAAGCATTTGCAGTAACAGCAGTGGCAAGGGATCCCCAGCACTGGCATCTGGCTCACCCCCAGCCATACCGAGGGTCAGGATAAAGACCATTAAAACCACGACTGGGCAAATCCAGCGCACGGTTACCAGTGTAGTACCTGATTCAGAAAACGAGGACATTCACTCTGTTGAGTCCTCTCCATCCCAGAGTATGATAGTTGAGGATGCCTACCCTAGTTtgtctccctatccctctcataATGTGATAAGTGATATTATTGTTGATATGCCCATCAAAAGTACACCAGTTGGTGCTCTGCCCTCAAAGGTTACTGATACTAAATTAGAGGGGAACTCCAAGAGGCCAGGACAAATGCAGTCCGCAACTATTTTTCATAATACAAGTAGTCCTGTTATGAGGTCTATGCCAGTTGCCCAGCATGGGCCTTCTACACAAAAGAGGATTTCATCAGTTCAAACAGGCAACTCCCCCAATACAAGCTTGCTTCCCAAGGCAATGCACTTAGCTAACCTGAACCTAGTCCCTCACAGTGTTGCTGCCTCAGTCGCAGCACGCTCCACCTCCCATCAACAGAGCCAACAACACACACTTTCCTCTTCTATGGTGTGCAGCACTGTCCCATTGGTACACCAAGTGAAAAAAGCTGCCCCTAATCCACGTGCTGCCATTCCTAGCACAGCAGCAGGAACTTTAAACAGACTGTTAAATAATGCCAACCCTGTACCCACATATGTACCCAACCTAAACCCACCACCTGAGAGCAACATCAACTTGCCACCACGTGGATATTGCTGCCTGGAGTGTGGGGACTCCTTTGGGGTAGAGAGGAGTCTTGTTTATCATTATGGCAGGAGGAGTGTGCACATTGAAGTAGCCTGCACCCACTGTGCTAAGACCATGGTATTCTTCAACAAGTGTGCCCTGCTGGCACATGCACGGGAACATAAGAACAAAGGTGTGGTGATGCAGTGCACACAGCTCTCCATGAAGCCCATAGCAGAGGGACAGATGTTTGCAACCTTGATCACTGAATCCTCTGTGCATGTGGGCTCCCATGTGCCCCCATTATCCTCACCTAAAAGCCAACCAGTCATGCCCCTCTATCCAGACAAAGTTATCCGCCACAGACTCCGCTGCCTCGAGTGTAACAAGCAGCTATTGGACTACAAAGGTCTCGCAGGCCATTACCAGAGGTTGTCGGAAGAAATGGAGGGACTG ATGTGTAAGGTGTGCTCAATGCTGCTACCCAACAAGTGCAGCTACCGGGCTCACCAGCGTATTCATGCGCACAAGTCCCCTTATTGCTGCCCTGAGTGTGGTGCGCTGAGTCGCTCTGTGGATATACAGAAGCATGTGAAGGAGAACTGTCTTCATTATGCACGCAAGGCTGGCTATAA GTGTCTTCATTGTGATATGGTTTTCATGTCATTTAATGTGCAGAAGAGTCACATTGAGGAGAAACACTGTGAGGTCTTCTATAAGTGCACCATCTGTCCTGTTGCTTTCAAGTCTTCTGGTGGATGTCAAATGCATTTGACAACTAAGCACAATGCCAGCAAAGTGTCCCCTCA GTTAATCTTCAAGTGTTCTTGTGAGACGGTGTTCAAGAAAAAGCAGTTATTGCTTCAGCACTTCTATCAGAACGCCAAAAAGCGTGCTACCTGTGTGTTCAAGTGCCCTGAGTGCACTTCAATCTTCACCCAAAAGCTGCCGTTAATGCAGCACTTCAAG GGGGTACATGGAGGAATCTTcaaagaggaggtggagaaaagCACAAAACCACCAGAGATGACTGCACAGCACCAAGATGTTACCTCGGGATTCCACCAGCCAAAGGTAAACACTCCCATAAAACACTCAGATGGAACCAGAAAAAGGGCCAACTTGGCGGCTAGAGCCAGCAAGCCCAATCTGAAGAATGCTGGCTGGAACTGTGGAGAGTGCCGACACTGGCTGCCTGACCGAGAAGCCTATGTCTCTCACATGAAGAAAAGCCATGGGAGG TCATTGAAGAGTTATCCATGCCGGCAGTGTGAGAGGTCTTTCAATTCCTCTACAAGTTTGAGAAGACACATTCGCAATGACCACGATGGAAAGAAAAATACATTTACCTGCTG GTATTGCACAGATGAGAGGACAACATTCACTACAAACATCATGTTGAAGAACCACATCAGTTTGATGCATGGGATCAAAAATCCAGACTTCAGTCTGTTAAAATCAGCCCCTCTGGATAGCAGTAAAGCCTTGGGAGAG GGACATGTTTCAAAGAGACCTGCTGTTGAGTctgagggagaggggcaggaagGCGCTGCCCTAGAAGGCTCCCCCGCCAAGCGTCTGAAACATCAGTTTCGCTGCTCAAAGTGTGGCTTCACCACAGAGGATGGCACACAGTTCCAGAAGCACATACCTCAGCATAAAACTGATGAAAACACTCCCCAATGCCTGCACTGTGGATTATGTTTTGCTTCCCAGCTATCTCTCAACAGACACCTGTTTATTGTGCACAAAGTCAAAGAGCCcgaagaagagaggaaagaaaggaTGGACATGGAGTACGAGTGCAGAAAGAAGCAGGAAGAGGACATGGGGAAAGCAGTGGgtgtgaatgagagagaggactTGCCACCACCATTAGTTAAATCTGACCCCCAACGGGCAGAGGATCCAACCAGGTTGCACTGTGAGCCTGCAGTAAGACTGACTGTAAATCCACATACAGGTTTCACCTAG
- the znf592 gene encoding zinc finger protein 592 isoform X2, giving the protein MGDMKTPDFDDLLAAFDIPDATSLDAKENIQESHDEAEGQLKHTGMCMDDNLSVHQVVGASDVPAVSVIVKNTSRQESSDSGGEREGPHFGHPLQNGFRGSGAAMESHQIDHSGSKSFVSALNGGGSRGLLGKTPVQHKLEGTPSFSQSFSQFSPISSPESEDSRSNGVDIRPKQERPYFPAASIFMSAEPPMSDNQKKQLSYSMFDKCHEVDCDVPENLPRSKGESIKAEDTRTEKPDSNVSDQKVKGDCHSSAMLPTNDHNNFESSSNVNIVAASNMPTSHPCVKTPTSKLSSCLEALVALNARKDPSEQPNYQDLSLAHDDNIKVSSKVPMSPQSPRSPLEAVKRLMKPPDSPVSICSNSSGKGSPALASGSPPAIPRVRIKTIKTTTGQIQRTVTSVVPDSENEDIHSVESSPSQSMIVEDAYPSLSPYPSHNVISDIIVDMPIKSTPVGALPSKVTDTKLEGNSKRPGQMQSATIFHNTSSPVMRSMPVAQHGPSTQKRISSVQTGNSPNTSLLPKAMHLANLNLVPHSVAASVAARSTSHQQSQQHTLSSSMVCSTVPLVHQVKKAAPNPRAAIPSTAAGTLNRLLNNANPVPTYVPNLNPPPESNINLPPRGYCCLECGDSFGVERSLVYHYGRRSVHIEVACTHCAKTMVFFNKCALLAHAREHKNKGVVMQCTQLSMKPIAEGQMFATLITESSVHVGSHVPPLSSPKSQPVMPLYPDKVIRHRLRCLECNKQLLDYKGLAGHYQRLSEEMEGLMCKVCSMLLPNKCSYRAHQRIHAHKSPYCCPECGALSRSVDIQKHVKENCLHYARKAGYKCLHCDMVFMSFNVQKSHIEEKHCEVFYKCTICPVAFKSSGGCQMHLTTKHNASKVSPQLIFKCSCETVFKKKQLLLQHFYQNAKKRATCVFKCPECTSIFTQKLPLMQHFKGVHGGIFKEEVEKSTKPPEMTAQHQDVTSGFHQPKSLKSYPCRQCERSFNSSTSLRRHIRNDHDGKKNTFTCWYCTDERTTFTTNIMLKNHISLMHGIKNPDFSLLKSAPLDSSKALGEGHVSKRPAVESEGEGQEGAALEGSPAKRLKHQFRCSKCGFTTEDGTQFQKHIPQHKTDENTPQCLHCGLCFASQLSLNRHLFIVHKVKEPEEERKERMDMEYECRKKQEEDMGKAVGVNEREDLPPPLVKSDPQRAEDPTRLHCEPAVRLTVNPHTGFT; this is encoded by the exons ATGGGGGACATGAAGACCCCTGATTTTGATGATCTTTTGGCTGCCTTTGACATCCCCGATGCCACCAGTTTGGATGCCAAAGAGAACATCCAGGAGAGTCATGATGAGGCAGAAGGTCAGCTGAAACACACAGGGATGTGTATGGATGACAACTTATCTGTTCACCAAGTTGTGGGTGCATCTGATGTACCTGCTGTCAGTGTTATAGTGAAGAACACAAGTCGCCAGGAGTCGTCTgatagtggtggagagagagagggcccacaCTTTGGACACCCATTGCAAAATGGTTTCAGGGGGTCAGGGGCCGCCATGGAGTCTCATCAGATAGACCACAGTGGTTCTAAGTCTTTTGTGTCTGCTTTGAATGGGGGTGGCTCAAGAGGACTCTTAGGGAAGACCCCCGTCCAGCATAAACTTGAAGGAACGCCATCCTTCTCACAGTCCTTTTCCCAGTTCAGCCCCATCTCTAGTCCAGAATCTGAAGACAGCCGAAGCAATGGAGTTGATATCCGTCCAAAACAAGAGAGACCCTACTTCCCTGCTGCCTCTATATTTATGTCTGCAGAACCCCCAATGTCAGACAATCAGAAAAAACAGCTGTCTTACAGCATGTTTGACAAGTGCCATGAAGTAGACTGTGACGTACCTGAGAACCTTCCAAGGAGCAAAGGAGAATCTATCAAAGCAGAGGATACCAGGACAGAGAAGCCTGACAGTAATGTCAGTGACCAGAAGGTAAAGGGAGATTGTCATAGTAGTGCAATGCTCCCTACAAATGATCATAACAATTTTGAGTCAAGCAGTAACGTTAATATAGTGGCAGCGTCTAATATGCCCACATCTCATCCATGTGTCAAAACTCCAACATCAAAACTATCGTCATGCCTTGAGGCATTAGTGGCTCTAAATGCCAGAAAGGATCCCAGTGAACAACCAAACTATCAAGACTTATCATTGGCTCATGATGACAACATAAAGGTTAGTTCAAAAGTGCCCATGTCACCACAAAGTCCCAGGAGTCCTCTTGAAGCTGTGAAGCGGTTAATGAAACCACCTGACAGTCCTGTAAGCATTTGCAGTAACAGCAGTGGCAAGGGATCCCCAGCACTGGCATCTGGCTCACCCCCAGCCATACCGAGGGTCAGGATAAAGACCATTAAAACCACGACTGGGCAAATCCAGCGCACGGTTACCAGTGTAGTACCTGATTCAGAAAACGAGGACATTCACTCTGTTGAGTCCTCTCCATCCCAGAGTATGATAGTTGAGGATGCCTACCCTAGTTtgtctccctatccctctcataATGTGATAAGTGATATTATTGTTGATATGCCCATCAAAAGTACACCAGTTGGTGCTCTGCCCTCAAAGGTTACTGATACTAAATTAGAGGGGAACTCCAAGAGGCCAGGACAAATGCAGTCCGCAACTATTTTTCATAATACAAGTAGTCCTGTTATGAGGTCTATGCCAGTTGCCCAGCATGGGCCTTCTACACAAAAGAGGATTTCATCAGTTCAAACAGGCAACTCCCCCAATACAAGCTTGCTTCCCAAGGCAATGCACTTAGCTAACCTGAACCTAGTCCCTCACAGTGTTGCTGCCTCAGTCGCAGCACGCTCCACCTCCCATCAACAGAGCCAACAACACACACTTTCCTCTTCTATGGTGTGCAGCACTGTCCCATTGGTACACCAAGTGAAAAAAGCTGCCCCTAATCCACGTGCTGCCATTCCTAGCACAGCAGCAGGAACTTTAAACAGACTGTTAAATAATGCCAACCCTGTACCCACATATGTACCCAACCTAAACCCACCACCTGAGAGCAACATCAACTTGCCACCACGTGGATATTGCTGCCTGGAGTGTGGGGACTCCTTTGGGGTAGAGAGGAGTCTTGTTTATCATTATGGCAGGAGGAGTGTGCACATTGAAGTAGCCTGCACCCACTGTGCTAAGACCATGGTATTCTTCAACAAGTGTGCCCTGCTGGCACATGCACGGGAACATAAGAACAAAGGTGTGGTGATGCAGTGCACACAGCTCTCCATGAAGCCCATAGCAGAGGGACAGATGTTTGCAACCTTGATCACTGAATCCTCTGTGCATGTGGGCTCCCATGTGCCCCCATTATCCTCACCTAAAAGCCAACCAGTCATGCCCCTCTATCCAGACAAAGTTATCCGCCACAGACTCCGCTGCCTCGAGTGTAACAAGCAGCTATTGGACTACAAAGGTCTCGCAGGCCATTACCAGAGGTTGTCGGAAGAAATGGAGGGACTG ATGTGTAAGGTGTGCTCAATGCTGCTACCCAACAAGTGCAGCTACCGGGCTCACCAGCGTATTCATGCGCACAAGTCCCCTTATTGCTGCCCTGAGTGTGGTGCGCTGAGTCGCTCTGTGGATATACAGAAGCATGTGAAGGAGAACTGTCTTCATTATGCACGCAAGGCTGGCTATAA GTGTCTTCATTGTGATATGGTTTTCATGTCATTTAATGTGCAGAAGAGTCACATTGAGGAGAAACACTGTGAGGTCTTCTATAAGTGCACCATCTGTCCTGTTGCTTTCAAGTCTTCTGGTGGATGTCAAATGCATTTGACAACTAAGCACAATGCCAGCAAAGTGTCCCCTCA GTTAATCTTCAAGTGTTCTTGTGAGACGGTGTTCAAGAAAAAGCAGTTATTGCTTCAGCACTTCTATCAGAACGCCAAAAAGCGTGCTACCTGTGTGTTCAAGTGCCCTGAGTGCACTTCAATCTTCACCCAAAAGCTGCCGTTAATGCAGCACTTCAAG GGGGTACATGGAGGAATCTTcaaagaggaggtggagaaaagCACAAAACCACCAGAGATGACTGCACAGCACCAAGATGTTACCTCGGGATTCCACCAGCCAAAG TCATTGAAGAGTTATCCATGCCGGCAGTGTGAGAGGTCTTTCAATTCCTCTACAAGTTTGAGAAGACACATTCGCAATGACCACGATGGAAAGAAAAATACATTTACCTGCTG GTATTGCACAGATGAGAGGACAACATTCACTACAAACATCATGTTGAAGAACCACATCAGTTTGATGCATGGGATCAAAAATCCAGACTTCAGTCTGTTAAAATCAGCCCCTCTGGATAGCAGTAAAGCCTTGGGAGAG GGACATGTTTCAAAGAGACCTGCTGTTGAGTctgagggagaggggcaggaagGCGCTGCCCTAGAAGGCTCCCCCGCCAAGCGTCTGAAACATCAGTTTCGCTGCTCAAAGTGTGGCTTCACCACAGAGGATGGCACACAGTTCCAGAAGCACATACCTCAGCATAAAACTGATGAAAACACTCCCCAATGCCTGCACTGTGGATTATGTTTTGCTTCCCAGCTATCTCTCAACAGACACCTGTTTATTGTGCACAAAGTCAAAGAGCCcgaagaagagaggaaagaaaggaTGGACATGGAGTACGAGTGCAGAAAGAAGCAGGAAGAGGACATGGGGAAAGCAGTGGgtgtgaatgagagagaggactTGCCACCACCATTAGTTAAATCTGACCCCCAACGGGCAGAGGATCCAACCAGGTTGCACTGTGAGCCTGCAGTAAGACTGACTGTAAATCCACATACAGGTTTCACCTAG